A part of Palaemon carinicauda isolate YSFRI2023 chromosome 8, ASM3689809v2, whole genome shotgun sequence genomic DNA contains:
- the LOC137644853 gene encoding uncharacterized protein, giving the protein MNPGFEVDLGETPLATHSRHSQLWELWSSWYHVGRQLSGDRDVGRVQEGPPSLKVLANRDFKGEEITGIMGIEAQAVKEAVFGATSQGICISSVMLVGCTHSSKIKVL; this is encoded by the exons ATGAATCCTGGCTTTGAGGTGGACTTGGGAGAGACACCACTGGCGACGCATTCTCGCCATAGTCAGCTGTGGGAGCTTTGGAGCTCATGGtatcatgtagggaggcagttgtcaG gtgatagggatgtgggtagagtccaagaaGGTCCTCCTTCTCTTAAAGTTCTTGCTAATAGAGACTTCAAAGGTgaggaaataacaggtataatgggaatagaagctcaggccgtaaaggaagctgtttttggtgcaacaagtCAGGGCATTTGCATAtccagtgtaatgctcgtaggatgtacccaCAGCTCAAAAATCAAAGTTCTGTAA